One genomic window of Fusarium fujikuroi IMI 58289 draft genome, chromosome FFUJ_chr01 includes the following:
- a CDS encoding Ckb-2 casein kinase II subunit beta-2, which yields MDDYVSESDSDYTSYWRDWFISSRGNEYFCEIDEDYLTDRFNLTGLNTEVQYYQYALDLVTDVFDLECDDEMREAIEKSARHLYGLVHARYIVTTRGLTKMLDKYKKAEFGKCPRVMCHSHPLLPMGLSDVPNMKPVKLYCARCEDIYNPKSSRHAAIDGAYFGTSFHNILFQVYPALIPTKSVERYVPRVYGFKVHASAALIRWQSAKRDEMRRRLRKLEIDTGFRDEMEDEEDDDEELEFEGIDGRMAVVEGL from the exons ATGGATGACTACGTGAGCGAGTCGGATAGCGACTATACAAGTTATTGGCGAGACTGG TTCATCTCATCGAGGGGTAACGAGTACTTTTGCGAAATCGACGAGGACTACCTTACGGATAGGTTCAACTTGACAGGCCTTAACACTGAAGTCCAGTACTATCAGTATGCGCTGGATCTCGTCACTGATGTCTTCGATCTCGAGTGCGACGATGAGATGCGCGAGGCTATCGAGAAGTCTGCGAGGCACCTTTATGGTCTTGTGCACGCCCGTTACATCGTTACAACAAGAGGCCTAACAAAAATG CTTGACAAGTATAAGAAGGCTGAGTTTGGGAAATGCCCTCGTGTCATGTGCCATTCTCACCCCCTTCTCCCAATGGGTCTCTCTGATGTGCCCAACATGAAACCTGTTAAGCTCTACTGCGCTCGCTGCGAGGATATCTACAACCCCAAGTCCTCACGGCACGCTGCTATCGACGGCGCCTACTTCGGCACATCTTTCCACAACATCCTTTTCCAGGTGTATCCCGCCCTCATCCCAACCAAGAGCGTGGAACGCTACGTCCCTCGTGTGTACGGATTCAAAGTGCATGCTTCGGCTGCTTTGATTCGCTGGCAGAGCGCCAAGCGCGACGAAATGCGCCGGCGGCTTCGCAAGCTTGAGATCGACACTGGCTTCCGTGACGAAatggaggacgaagaagacgacgacgaggagcttgaaTTCGAAGGTATAGATGGTCGTATGGCTGTTGTAGAAGGCCTTTAG
- a CDS encoding related to diacylglycerol pyrophosphate phosphatase — protein MGDSGLGTLSGGLRGRRFPIRLILSYLFDWIICFVFVGIGGWLDRVAPAKRPFSLVDPNISYPFAEHELVPAYLLFILAIGVPFVIVAVVSLIFVPGPTVPKGTPKTLIWQRKLWELHVGVLGLVLSLTLSWFFTSSMKNLFGKPRPDLLARCDPDWKNIDKYVVGGFKWQSMTGQLVSADICQQTDKYKIDDGFRSYPSGHSSSAAGGLIYASLFMASKFAVTIPFVMPSAAAIAGAASHAAFPSRIHTGSVVDPYEPSRARGPDGSFSSVPTKERAGQDNAKVQSLRRQAAAPPIYLLALGLLPFGVSIFIAGSRWHDRRHHGFDILFGYLMGLVAAIFAFRYYHLPIRAGAGWAWGPRSDERAFWAGVGRQGYAGTDEELGVYSSRRDVGHSGDTSYPPMTSALAQRNVRQNTDQEPRPSQNFQDVELQRMDDSDRLENRFPDERFTENRYGDAHHAENRV, from the exons ATGGGCGACTCGGGTTTAGGAACATTATCTGGTGGTTTGCGAGGCCGTCGCTTTCCCATCCGACTGATCTTGTCCTACCTCTTCGACTGGATTATCTgctttgtctttgttggtaTCGGAGGTTGGCTCGATAGAGTTGCGCCTGCAAAACGACCATTCTCACTTGTTGACCCTAATATCTC ATATCCATTTGCCGAACATGAACTCGTCCCCGCTTACCTCTtgttcatcctcgccatTGGCGTTCCTTTCGTCATTGTCGCCGTCGTTTCCCTAATATTCGTTCCTGGCCCGACTGTACCTAAGGGTACCCCAAAGACTCTTATCTGGCAGCGCAAGCTCTGGGAGCTTCATGTTGGTGTCCTCGGCCTCGTACTATCTCTCACACTGTCATGGTTCTTCACGAGCTCTATGAAGAATTTGTTCGGCAAGCCTCGACCGGATCTCCTTGCCCGCTGCGATCCCGATTGGAAAAACATCGACAAGTATGTCGTTGGTGGTTTCAAGTGGCAGAGCATGACAGGACAGCTTGTCTCGGCCGATATCTGCCAACAAACGGACAAGTACAAGATTGACGACGGTTTCCGCTCATACCCTAGCGGCCACTCGTCGTCTGCCGCCGGTGGCCTCATCTACGCCTCGCTCTTCATGGCCAGCAAGTTCGCAGTCACTATCCCCTTCGTGATGCCCTCCGCTGCTGCCATAGCAGGAGCAGCCAGCCATGCGGCGTTCCCTTCTCGAATCCACACCGGGTCTGTCGTCGATCCCTACGAGCCCTCGCGCGCCCGCGGCCCAGATGGATCATTTTCTTCTGTTCCCACAAAGGAACGCGCAGGACAAGACAATGCCAAGGTCCAATCTCTACGTCGCCAAGCTGCTGCGCCCCCGATTTAcctccttgctcttggccttctcccCTTTGGTGTCTCAATTTTCATTGCTGGTTCGCGCTGGCACGACCGCCGCCACCACGGTTTTGATATTCTCTTCGGATACTTGATGGGTCTGGTTGCCGCAATTTTTGCGTTTCGATATTATCACTTGCCCATTCGTGCTGGCGCAGGCTGGGCATGGGGTCCCCGAAGTGATGAACGTGCGTTCTGGGCAGGTGTTGGACGACAAGGCTATGCTGGTACAGACGAGGAGCTCGGCGTATATTCTTCTCGTCGCGACGTGGGCCATTCTGGAGATACATCATACCCACCTATGACATCTGCCCTCGCTCAACGGAATGTTCGCCAGAATACAGACCAAGAGCCTAGGCCCAGCCAAAACTTCCAAGACGTGGAGCTACAGAGGATGGATGATTCTGATCGATTAGAAAACAGGTTCCCTGATGAGCGGTTCACTGAAAATCGGTACGGTGACGCCCATCATGCTGAGAATCGTGTCTAG